In the genome of Desulfatirhabdium butyrativorans DSM 18734, one region contains:
- a CDS encoding flagellar hook-basal body protein yields MMSSMNTAITGLKANTSQMAIIGDNIANVNTIGFKASEGVFENVISQSTKAIQGNEIGSGVLLSDVRYDFGQGSIQQTGNPYDISITGNGFFAVYDSVNNQTYYTRAGQFSFNSAGNLIDQNGYEVRGYNLNGNDPPADPTSMTPESIKIDPEAYSDISVDANGVYYAVDKGTGNKVALFQISINDVTDRSTMAKMSGNLYTLVQDINGQFPTPKSDVAGANGMGGVNPGTIEGSNVDLAKEFVNMIVAQRAFTANSKVITSSDEILQELVNIKR; encoded by the coding sequence ATGATGAGTTCCATGAATACGGCCATTACGGGTCTGAAAGCGAATACATCGCAGATGGCCATCATTGGAGACAACATTGCCAATGTGAACACCATTGGTTTCAAGGCATCGGAGGGCGTGTTTGAAAACGTGATCAGTCAAAGCACGAAAGCCATCCAGGGCAATGAAATCGGAAGCGGTGTGCTGCTATCGGACGTTCGATACGATTTTGGTCAGGGATCGATTCAGCAAACCGGGAATCCGTACGATATTTCGATCACAGGCAATGGATTTTTCGCTGTGTACGATTCCGTGAACAACCAGACGTATTACACAAGGGCAGGGCAGTTCAGTTTCAATTCTGCTGGCAATCTGATCGATCAGAACGGTTATGAGGTCAGGGGATACAATCTGAACGGTAATGATCCCCCCGCCGATCCAACCAGTATGACGCCAGAGTCCATCAAGATCGATCCGGAAGCCTATTCGGATATCAGTGTCGATGCCAATGGTGTGTATTATGCGGTTGATAAGGGGACGGGGAATAAGGTAGCCCTGTTTCAGATTTCGATCAACGATGTGACGGACCGATCCACAATGGCCAAGATGAGCGGCAATCTGTATACGTTGGTTCAGGATATCAATGGACAATTTCCAACGCCGAAAAGCGATGTTGCAGGAGCCAATGGAATGGGGGGAGTGAACCCGGGCACCATCGAGGGATCAAATGTCGATCTGGCTAAGGAGTTTGTCAACATGATCGTTGCCCAGCGGGCCTTCACAGCCAACTCCAAAGTCATTACCAGCAGCGACGAGATCTTGCAGGAGTTGGTGAATATCAAACGGTAA
- a CDS encoding flagellar basal body-associated FliL family protein translates to MSKKNIIIIAAVGVLVLALVGGGFFMMWKKLSTIDKIKEEVTAAAAPKVEQPPSIGPLFALESFIVNLADPGGKRYLRVTMNLELRDGKVNEAITQRLPQVRDCILMVLPTRKVDDLQSIEGKNALREELITKLNQLLGAGSVTKIYFTEFVIQ, encoded by the coding sequence ATGTCGAAGAAAAATATCATTATCATTGCGGCTGTGGGTGTATTGGTTCTGGCACTTGTCGGTGGCGGTTTTTTCATGATGTGGAAAAAGCTTTCCACAATCGATAAAATCAAGGAGGAAGTGACTGCAGCCGCTGCACCGAAGGTGGAGCAACCTCCTTCAATTGGCCCCCTTTTTGCATTGGAGAGTTTCATTGTCAATCTGGCCGACCCAGGCGGGAAACGCTACCTGAGAGTGACCATGAATCTGGAGCTTCGGGACGGGAAAGTGAACGAAGCGATCACCCAGCGCCTGCCGCAGGTCAGAGACTGTATTTTGATGGTGTTACCTACCCGGAAGGTCGATGACCTGCAGTCCATCGAGGGAAAGAATGCATTGCGTGAGGAGCTGATTACCAAGCTGAACCAATTGCTGGGGGCTGGTTCCGTTACCAAGATTTATTTTACCGAATTCGTCATCCAATGA
- the fliM gene encoding flagellar motor switch protein FliM gives MTDQILSQEEIDALLGAMAKGEVNLSEEKRAAPAVVPYDLTSQRIMMREEFYALSEVYDKFTGMLQIAISAMLQRSFEVRIVSTEMVKFGDFIKAFSNPTSFNLFSMEPLIGMALIAIETNLAFSLIDCMFGGDGKPLVQNRDFTVIEQRMLVKFAQEVLSNFEKAWENVFPVKITLRKTESKAEFVHMVNPNDQVIVIAFTIAGKEFSANLYACISYLMLEPIKEKLSSKYLREKDIAYAWRPQLERLLDDAPVVLIAELGRTMQSLRDLLEMEVDDVLKLNAGPEDPVTIRIQNTEKFYGLPGVAKGNRAVEITRMLSAQGEHS, from the coding sequence ATGACGGATCAAATCCTTTCCCAGGAAGAAATCGACGCCTTGCTCGGGGCGATGGCCAAGGGAGAGGTCAATCTTTCCGAGGAAAAACGGGCAGCCCCTGCGGTCGTTCCCTATGATCTGACTTCCCAGCGCATCATGATGCGGGAGGAGTTTTATGCGCTGAGCGAGGTCTACGACAAGTTCACCGGTATGCTGCAGATTGCCATATCCGCCATGCTGCAGAGAAGTTTCGAAGTGCGGATCGTTTCGACGGAAATGGTTAAATTCGGTGATTTTATCAAGGCGTTTTCCAATCCGACCAGCTTCAATCTGTTTTCCATGGAGCCGCTGATTGGAATGGCCTTGATCGCCATCGAAACGAATCTGGCGTTTTCGCTCATCGATTGCATGTTCGGTGGGGACGGGAAGCCGCTTGTGCAAAACCGGGATTTTACGGTGATCGAACAGCGGATGCTCGTCAAATTCGCCCAGGAAGTGCTCAGTAATTTCGAAAAAGCCTGGGAAAACGTCTTCCCCGTCAAAATCACCTTGCGAAAAACGGAAAGCAAGGCTGAATTCGTCCACATGGTCAATCCGAACGATCAGGTGATCGTGATTGCCTTTACCATTGCCGGAAAAGAATTTTCCGCCAATCTCTATGCCTGTATCTCCTACCTGATGCTTGAACCGATCAAGGAAAAACTATCGAGCAAATACCTTCGGGAAAAAGATATTGCCTATGCATGGAGGCCTCAGCTCGAAAGATTGCTGGATGACGCGCCTGTTGTCCTGATAGCGGAACTTGGCAGGACGATGCAGAGCCTTCGGGACTTGTTGGAGATGGAGGTGGATGACGTGCTGAAATTGAATGCCGGCCCGGAGGACCCTGTCACCATCCGGATTCAAAATACCGAAAAATTCTATGGATTGCCGGGTGTCGCCAAGGGCAATCGCGCAGTCGAGATTACCAGAATGCTCAGTGCTCAAGGAGAACATTCCTGA
- the fliN gene encoding flagellar motor switch protein FliN: protein MAASDSPTSQKTGSPSRPLPPGQAQGNASRNLEFILDVPLEITVELGRTRMAVNDLLKLGQGSVIELEKSAGDTLEVLANQRLIARGEVVAVNEKYGIRLTEIISPMERIQKLK from the coding sequence ATGGCAGCTTCGGATTCACCCACCTCCCAAAAGACGGGTTCGCCATCCCGACCGCTCCCACCCGGTCAGGCGCAGGGGAATGCCTCCAGGAACCTGGAGTTCATCCTCGATGTGCCGCTGGAAATCACTGTCGAACTTGGCAGGACTCGTATGGCAGTCAACGATTTGCTGAAGCTGGGTCAGGGCTCCGTGATCGAGTTGGAAAAATCCGCTGGAGATACCCTTGAAGTCCTGGCAAACCAGCGATTGATTGCCCGAGGCGAGGTGGTTGCCGTCAACGAGAAGTATGGTATTCGCCTGACGGAAATCATCAGCCCGATGGAGCGGATTCAAAAACTCAAATGA
- a CDS encoding FliO/MopB family protein — protein MSPDTDILWTTVKLAGVLVAMVAVLIIVKRFSLRAGLGIDGRAAGRIVHTIRLGPRTFIAFLYVPQVILILGVTPNQISTLMRITDPETVDRILHKPESDGGFYRILKDRMKHLSGESTGTADKGSTNE, from the coding sequence ATGAGCCCGGATACCGATATCCTCTGGACTACGGTGAAACTTGCCGGAGTTCTGGTTGCGATGGTTGCCGTTCTGATCATCGTGAAGCGGTTTTCTCTTCGGGCGGGCCTGGGCATCGATGGCCGCGCCGCAGGCCGGATCGTACATACCATTCGACTGGGTCCGCGCACATTTATCGCTTTTCTATATGTACCGCAGGTTATCCTCATTCTCGGTGTCACACCCAACCAGATATCCACCCTCATGCGCATCACCGATCCGGAAACGGTGGACCGGATCCTGCATAAGCCTGAATCGGACGGCGGGTTTTACCGGATCCTGAAAGACCGGATGAAGCACTTGTCCGGCGAAAGCACCGGAACCGCAGACAAGGGGTCAACCAATGAATAG
- the fliP gene encoding flagellar type III secretion system pore protein FliP (The bacterial flagellar biogenesis protein FliP forms a type III secretion system (T3SS)-type pore required for flagellar assembly.) — protein sequence MCVLLILLHGYAGYAADPPQTGMSLFNIRVDPAKSSDNVSVVVEIFLLLTVLSIAPAILIMMTAFTRIIIVLSLLRQALGTQQMPPNQVMIGIAMFLTFFIMTPVWNAVNEQALQPYLSKTLTPEKAVEAAVVPIRAFMMKQVREKDLSLFVTISGQARPRTPDEVPFLVVVPAFIVSELKTAFQIGFMLYIPFLILDMVISSILLSMGMMMLPPIMISLPFKLMLFVLVDGWNLIAGSLVRSFG from the coding sequence GTGTGCGTTCTCCTGATCCTGCTCCATGGTTATGCGGGCTATGCGGCAGATCCTCCGCAGACGGGTATGTCGCTTTTCAATATCCGTGTCGATCCGGCAAAATCTTCCGATAACGTCTCGGTCGTTGTCGAAATTTTTCTGCTGCTCACCGTTTTATCCATTGCGCCCGCCATTCTGATCATGATGACCGCCTTTACCCGAATCATCATTGTGTTGTCCCTGCTGCGGCAGGCGCTCGGCACCCAGCAGATGCCGCCCAACCAGGTCATGATCGGCATTGCGATGTTTCTGACCTTTTTCATCATGACCCCTGTATGGAATGCCGTCAACGAGCAGGCGCTTCAGCCCTATCTGAGCAAGACACTGACACCGGAGAAAGCCGTCGAGGCTGCCGTAGTTCCCATTCGGGCTTTCATGATGAAACAGGTTCGGGAGAAAGATCTCTCCCTGTTTGTTACCATATCGGGCCAGGCCAGGCCCAGGACACCCGATGAAGTCCCGTTTCTCGTTGTCGTTCCGGCATTCATCGTCAGTGAACTGAAGACGGCTTTTCAGATAGGTTTCATGCTGTATATTCCGTTTCTGATTCTCGATATGGTGATTTCGAGCATCCTGCTGTCGATGGGCATGATGATGCTGCCGCCAATCATGATTTCCCTGCCCTTCAAGCTGATGCTGTTTGTGCTTGTCGATGGCTGGAACCTGATTGCCGGATCGCTGGTGCGAAGTTTCGGGTAG
- the fliQ gene encoding flagellar biosynthesis protein FliQ: protein MTSDFVLGFFWKAIRLAMLISAPALISGLVAGVLVSIFQAATQINESTLVFIPKMIAVCLALLLFFPWMLELMLDFTRNVLVQIPQYAR, encoded by the coding sequence ATGACGAGTGATTTCGTGCTCGGATTTTTCTGGAAGGCAATTCGGTTGGCCATGCTGATATCGGCGCCCGCGCTGATTTCCGGGCTGGTGGCTGGCGTGCTCGTGAGCATTTTTCAGGCGGCTACGCAAATCAATGAATCGACACTCGTCTTCATTCCGAAGATGATTGCCGTTTGTCTGGCGCTGCTGCTCTTTTTCCCGTGGATGCTCGAATTGATGCTTGATTTCACCCGGAATGTGCTGGTGCAGATCCCCCAATACGCCAGGTAA
- the fliR gene encoding flagellar biosynthetic protein FliR, protein MLTLQFQWAEIQRFLFILLRVSTMILLVPVFDSRNIPLMVKVGLCLSLSVFCYQFLRVQPMEPLSDLATFGVGIAQEVMIGAMIGLVVRLLFAGIQLAGEMIGFQMGLTIANVIDPVSSNQISIVSQMLYLFAILIFWAMDGHHMIFHALAESFALIPPFGMRLSEPLGRFTLDRAVAMFRMALLFGAPMIVSLVLATLVIGLIARTVPQMNVFMVALPAKIWIGLFFMGTSLSIMASVVQRHSLELQSQIGMMLKWMGRGG, encoded by the coding sequence ATGCTGACCCTCCAGTTTCAGTGGGCCGAAATCCAGAGGTTTCTCTTCATCCTGCTCCGGGTGAGCACCATGATCCTGCTGGTGCCGGTATTCGACAGCCGCAACATCCCCTTGATGGTGAAAGTGGGCCTCTGCCTTTCCTTGAGCGTTTTCTGCTATCAGTTTCTGCGCGTGCAGCCAATGGAGCCGCTTTCGGATCTGGCCACATTCGGTGTCGGGATAGCGCAGGAAGTGATGATCGGTGCGATGATCGGTCTTGTCGTCCGGCTGCTGTTTGCCGGAATTCAGTTGGCGGGCGAAATGATCGGATTCCAAATGGGGCTGACCATCGCCAATGTCATCGATCCGGTATCGAGCAATCAGATTTCGATCGTTTCTCAGATGTTGTACCTGTTTGCCATATTGATTTTCTGGGCAATGGATGGCCACCACATGATATTCCATGCCTTGGCGGAAAGTTTCGCGCTCATCCCGCCTTTTGGCATGCGCCTCTCCGAACCCCTTGGCCGCTTCACCCTCGATCGGGCCGTGGCGATGTTCCGGATGGCGCTGCTTTTCGGTGCGCCGATGATCGTTTCACTGGTGCTGGCTACGCTGGTTATCGGACTGATCGCAAGGACCGTTCCGCAAATGAATGTCTTCATGGTGGCCTTGCCCGCAAAGATATGGATCGGCCTGTTTTTTATGGGAACGAGTCTCTCGATCATGGCCAGCGTCGTTCAGCGGCATTCTCTGGAACTGCAGAGCCAGATCGGGATGATGCTGAAATGGATGGGCCGGGGGGGGTGA
- the flhB gene encoding flagellar biosynthesis protein FlhB, with protein MPEDSGQERTEQATSKKRQDAREKGQVALSREVASTMVMLGALMAMALSGTWSVGRLSGLMTHFWANSAKLPISSSGIQPFLIRLAIEFFLTVFPVFLGVLIAAIAGNVIQIGFFISPEALSPKFSKLNPFSGIKRLVSLRSLSEVLKSILKILCLGGVGWLVLRSEADHFPMLIQFDLIDVAQYLWRMVLKIGFFSFLVMAVLAAMDYAFQRWQYEKDLRMTKQEVKEEMKQTEGDPKIKSRIRSIQMELARKRMMAAVPGAAVVITNPTHLAVALQYQSGMTAPRVIAKGAGFVAQRIREIASQHNVPVIENKPVAQALYKAVDLGQSIPVELYKAVAEILAFVYRMKGT; from the coding sequence ATGCCGGAAGATAGCGGTCAGGAGCGAACTGAGCAGGCGACATCGAAAAAGCGGCAGGACGCCCGGGAAAAGGGGCAGGTCGCCCTCAGCCGGGAAGTCGCATCCACCATGGTGATGCTGGGCGCCCTGATGGCCATGGCGCTTTCCGGTACATGGAGTGTCGGACGATTGAGCGGCTTGATGACTCATTTTTGGGCAAACAGTGCGAAGCTTCCGATATCGTCTTCAGGGATTCAGCCCTTTCTCATCCGCCTTGCCATCGAATTCTTTCTGACGGTTTTTCCGGTTTTTCTCGGTGTTCTGATTGCAGCCATTGCAGGCAACGTGATTCAGATCGGTTTTTTCATTTCCCCGGAAGCCCTGAGCCCGAAGTTTTCCAAGCTCAACCCCTTCTCCGGCATCAAACGCCTGGTTTCGCTCAGGTCGCTCTCCGAAGTACTCAAGTCCATTTTGAAAATTCTGTGTCTTGGCGGCGTCGGATGGCTGGTTCTGCGGTCCGAAGCGGATCATTTCCCGATGCTGATCCAGTTTGATCTCATCGATGTCGCTCAATATCTATGGCGGATGGTTCTGAAGATCGGCTTTTTTTCCTTTTTGGTCATGGCGGTCCTGGCAGCCATGGACTATGCATTCCAGCGCTGGCAGTACGAAAAGGACCTGAGAATGACCAAGCAGGAAGTGAAGGAGGAAATGAAGCAGACGGAAGGGGATCCCAAGATCAAGTCGCGGATTCGATCCATCCAGATGGAGCTTGCCCGAAAACGAATGATGGCCGCCGTTCCGGGTGCTGCGGTGGTCATTACCAACCCGACGCATCTTGCGGTTGCGCTTCAATATCAGAGCGGGATGACAGCGCCCAGGGTCATTGCCAAAGGCGCCGGGTTCGTGGCGCAGCGCATCCGGGAAATTGCCAGCCAACACAATGTTCCCGTCATCGAAAACAAACCGGTTGCCCAGGCACTCTATAA